The Acetobacter oryzoeni genome includes a region encoding these proteins:
- a CDS encoding type II toxin-antitoxin system RelE/ParE family toxin yields the protein MSKLQTVVELPEFIKRAKALMSDDDRMALINMLAAMPESGVSLGGGLRKIRFAREGSGKRGGYRTLYVFGGRHMPLFLLTVFAKNEKDNLTRSEQAALVDLSKTLIAKYGEPS from the coding sequence ATGTCAAAGCTGCAGACCGTTGTCGAACTGCCTGAATTCATAAAACGGGCAAAAGCCCTGATGTCAGACGACGATCGTATGGCTCTGATTAACATGCTCGCGGCAATGCCAGAGTCTGGGGTTTCTCTGGGCGGCGGCCTGCGAAAGATTCGTTTTGCACGTGAAGGTAGCGGGAAGAGGGGAGGTTACAGAACTCTTTATGTCTTTGGCGGAAGACATATGCCTCTGTTCCTGCTGACTGTTTTTGCCAAAAACGAAAAAGACAATCTAACCCGATCCGAACAGGCCGCTCTAGTAGACTTGAGTAAGACACTGATTGCGAAATATGGAGAACCATCATGA
- a CDS encoding helix-turn-helix domain-containing protein codes for MSTYDSILQGLNEALAYSEAQAQNSITHKVRVPSVDVAAIRTRTGLSQAQFARSIGVAKGTLLNWEHGRRQPTGPAQVLLAMLDKRPSLVSELLSAAR; via the coding sequence ATGAGCACTTATGACAGCATTCTGCAGGGGCTGAATGAGGCTCTCGCATATTCGGAAGCTCAAGCACAAAACAGCATTACCCATAAGGTGCGTGTGCCGTCTGTGGACGTTGCTGCCATCAGAACCCGAACGGGACTGTCCCAGGCGCAGTTCGCCAGGAGCATCGGTGTCGCCAAGGGAACCCTTCTGAACTGGGAACATGGTCGTCGTCAGCCAACCGGACCAGCTCAGGTCTTGCTGGCGATGTTAGATAAGCGTCCATCGTTGGTCAGCGAACTGCTCTCTGCCGCTCGCTGA